The following proteins come from a genomic window of Corallococcus sp. NCRR:
- the dnaE gene encoding DNA polymerase III subunit alpha, with product MSFTHLHLHTLYSLLDGAIRMKDLIKTVKEKGMSSVAVTDHGNMFGTIDFYKKAKDAGIKPILGLEAYVAGPKGREDRSEKVAHHLILLAKNAEGYANLRYLSSTAYMNGFYYHPRIDKQVLAEHSKGLVGLTACLGGEVTSACFRGDMDHARRVAAEYKGIFEPDSFYLEVQSNGMVEQDKANENLKQLSRDLDIPLVATADAHYIKREDAKAHELLMCIASGKTLADNKRLRHSTDKLYVTSPEEMLGFFADSPEAVHNSMRIAEMCNVELKLGKPMLPTFKVPDGHTPDTFMSELAYEGLRQRFKELEGQYPIDREQYQARLTLELGVIQRMGFSGYFLIVQDFINWAKDHNIPVGPGRGSGAGSLVAYALRITDLDPIPYNLLFERFLNPERVSMPDFDIDFCQDRRDEVIKYVGRKYGEMNVGQIITFGSLKAKSVLRDVCRVFGLPFSEGDRIAKLVPEVLNITLKEAIEMEPRLKEMIEKPQNIGEVEGNPVTTKDVLEIALALEGLHRQPGMHAAGVVIADKPLWEFVPVYQPPGEKILITQFAKDEVEAAGLVKFDFLGLKTLTVIQHALDLVNRNHGKDIKRHEIPLDDEAMWKLMAEGDTAGVFQMESSGFTEMVMKLKPTCFEDVIAAGALYRPGPLDSGMVDVFINRKHGREKVAYPHPNLEPVLKDTYGVIVYQEQVMQISQVLGGYTLGRADLLRRAMGKKKAEVMQAERAGFLEGCKTNNVDLKVAGEIFDLMEKFAEYGFNKSHSAAYGLVTIHTAWLKAHYPCEFMAALLTSEKDNTDKVVKHIGEARESGTQVLPPDVNQSDMAFGAVEGKIRFGLGAIKGVGEGAIESILEARKEGPFKSLFDFCERVDGRRVNRKVLEALVKAGAFDFEKRPRAQLFDTIERAMNRGSASQKDKAAGQSSLFGMLAGPASSGTGLKDDYAAVEEWPEKERLAFEKEAIGFYVSGHPLYQYEKELKRYARPITAVQRARRDEKLTVAGIITVLRERPTKTGKRMAWVTIEDLSGSTELVCFPGKDGTRNVMGKDGKWSKQGPKPGYEHWEHLLKSDDPILVTGTVQISQRDENTPTAELIVEDIQSLKAVREKRTKRLELRLPAEIVTEERLAKLNELAKKYAGATPVAVSVLFPGEAEAHISGTTLKVQVNDDLLLAVDRLFGQKVVEFG from the coding sequence ATGTCCTTTACCCACCTTCACCTCCACACCCTCTATTCGCTGCTGGATGGGGCCATCCGGATGAAGGACCTCATCAAGACGGTGAAGGAGAAGGGCATGTCCAGCGTGGCCGTGACGGACCACGGCAACATGTTCGGCACCATCGACTTCTACAAGAAGGCGAAGGACGCCGGCATCAAGCCCATCCTCGGCCTGGAGGCCTACGTCGCCGGCCCCAAGGGGCGCGAGGACCGTTCGGAGAAGGTGGCCCACCACCTCATCCTCCTGGCCAAGAACGCGGAGGGCTACGCGAACCTGCGCTACCTGTCCTCCACCGCGTACATGAACGGGTTCTACTACCACCCGCGCATCGACAAGCAGGTGCTCGCGGAGCACAGCAAAGGCCTCGTCGGCCTCACCGCGTGCCTGGGCGGTGAAGTCACCAGCGCGTGCTTCCGCGGCGACATGGACCACGCCCGCCGCGTGGCCGCCGAATACAAGGGCATCTTCGAGCCGGACAGCTTCTACCTGGAGGTCCAGTCCAACGGCATGGTCGAGCAGGACAAGGCCAACGAGAACCTGAAGCAGCTGTCTCGTGACCTGGACATCCCGCTCGTCGCCACCGCGGACGCGCACTACATCAAGCGAGAGGACGCCAAGGCGCACGAACTGCTCATGTGCATCGCCAGCGGCAAGACGCTCGCGGACAACAAGCGCCTGCGCCACTCCACCGACAAGCTCTACGTCACGAGCCCGGAGGAGATGCTCGGCTTCTTCGCCGACTCGCCGGAGGCCGTGCACAACTCCATGCGCATCGCGGAGATGTGCAACGTGGAGCTGAAGCTGGGCAAGCCCATGCTCCCCACGTTCAAGGTGCCGGACGGCCACACCCCGGACACCTTCATGTCGGAGCTGGCCTACGAGGGCCTGCGCCAGCGCTTCAAGGAGCTGGAGGGCCAGTACCCCATCGACCGCGAGCAGTACCAAGCGCGCCTCACGCTGGAGCTGGGCGTCATCCAGCGCATGGGCTTCTCCGGCTACTTCCTCATCGTCCAGGACTTCATCAACTGGGCCAAGGACCACAACATCCCGGTGGGCCCGGGCCGTGGCTCCGGCGCAGGGTCGCTGGTGGCCTACGCGCTGCGCATCACTGACCTGGACCCCATCCCGTACAACCTCCTCTTCGAGCGCTTCCTCAACCCGGAGCGCGTGTCGATGCCGGACTTCGATATCGACTTCTGCCAGGACCGGCGCGACGAGGTCATCAAGTACGTGGGCCGCAAGTACGGCGAGATGAACGTGGGGCAGATCATCACGTTCGGCTCGCTCAAGGCCAAGAGCGTGCTGCGCGACGTGTGCCGCGTCTTCGGCCTGCCCTTCAGCGAAGGCGACCGCATCGCCAAGCTGGTGCCCGAGGTCCTCAACATCACCTTGAAGGAGGCCATCGAGATGGAGCCTCGCCTCAAGGAGATGATCGAAAAGCCCCAGAACATCGGTGAGGTGGAGGGCAACCCCGTCACCACCAAGGACGTGCTCGAAATCGCGCTCGCGCTGGAGGGCCTGCACCGCCAGCCCGGCATGCACGCCGCGGGCGTGGTCATCGCGGACAAGCCGCTCTGGGAGTTCGTGCCCGTCTACCAGCCGCCCGGCGAAAAGATCCTCATCACCCAGTTCGCCAAGGACGAGGTGGAGGCCGCGGGCCTGGTGAAGTTCGACTTCCTCGGCCTGAAGACGCTCACGGTCATCCAGCACGCGCTGGACCTGGTGAACCGCAACCACGGCAAGGACATCAAGCGGCACGAGATTCCGCTGGATGACGAGGCCATGTGGAAGCTGATGGCGGAGGGCGACACCGCCGGCGTCTTCCAGATGGAGTCCAGCGGCTTCACCGAAATGGTGATGAAGCTCAAGCCGACCTGCTTCGAAGACGTCATCGCCGCGGGCGCGCTCTACCGCCCGGGTCCGCTGGACTCCGGCATGGTGGACGTCTTCATCAACCGCAAGCACGGCCGGGAGAAGGTGGCCTACCCGCACCCCAACCTGGAGCCGGTGCTCAAGGACACCTACGGCGTCATCGTCTACCAGGAACAGGTGATGCAGATCTCCCAGGTGCTGGGAGGCTACACCCTGGGCCGCGCCGACCTTCTTCGCCGCGCCATGGGCAAGAAGAAGGCGGAGGTCATGCAGGCCGAGCGCGCCGGCTTCCTGGAGGGCTGCAAGACCAACAACGTGGACCTGAAGGTCGCGGGCGAAATCTTCGACCTGATGGAGAAGTTCGCCGAGTACGGCTTCAACAAGAGCCACTCCGCGGCGTACGGCCTGGTCACCATCCACACGGCGTGGCTCAAGGCCCACTACCCGTGTGAATTCATGGCCGCCCTTCTCACCAGCGAGAAGGACAACACCGACAAGGTGGTGAAGCACATCGGCGAGGCCCGCGAGTCGGGCACGCAGGTGCTGCCCCCGGACGTGAACCAGTCCGACATGGCCTTCGGCGCGGTGGAGGGGAAGATCCGCTTCGGCCTGGGTGCCATCAAGGGCGTGGGCGAGGGCGCCATCGAGTCCATCCTGGAGGCGCGCAAGGAGGGCCCCTTCAAGAGCCTCTTCGACTTCTGCGAGCGCGTGGACGGCCGCCGCGTCAACCGCAAGGTGCTGGAAGCCCTGGTGAAGGCCGGCGCCTTCGACTTCGAGAAGCGCCCCCGCGCGCAGCTCTTCGACACCATCGAGCGCGCGATGAACCGCGGCTCCGCCAGCCAGAAGGACAAGGCCGCCGGCCAGAGCTCGCTGTTCGGCATGCTCGCGGGCCCCGCGTCCTCCGGCACCGGCCTCAAGGACGACTACGCGGCGGTGGAGGAGTGGCCGGAGAAGGAGCGCCTGGCCTTCGAGAAGGAGGCCATCGGCTTCTACGTGTCCGGCCACCCGCTGTACCAGTACGAGAAGGAGCTCAAGCGCTACGCGCGGCCCATTACCGCCGTGCAGCGCGCGCGCCGCGACGAGAAGCTCACCGTGGCGGGCATCATCACCGTGCTGCGCGAGCGCCCCACCAAGACGGGCAAGCGCATGGCGTGGGTCACCATCGAAGACCTGTCCGGCTCCACGGAGCTGGTGTGCTTCCCGGGCAAGGACGGCACGCGCAACGTGATGGGCAAGGACGGCAAGTGGTCCAAGCAGGGCCCCAAGCCGGGATACGAGCACTGGGAGCACCTGCTCAAGTCGGACGACCCCATCCTCGTCACCGGCACCGTGCAGATTTCCCAGCGCGACGAGAACACGCCCACCGCGGAGCTCATCGTCGAGGACATCCAGAGCCTCAAGGCCGTGCGTGAGAAGCGCACCAAGCGCCTGGAGCTGCGGCTGCCCGCGGAGATCGTCACCGAGGAGCGGCTGGCCAAGCTCAACGAGCTGGCGAAGAAGTACGCGGGCGCGACCCCGGTGGCGGTGAGCGTGCTGTTCCCCGGGGAGGCGGAGGCGCACATCTCCGGCACCACCCTCAAGGTGCAGGTGAACGACGATTTGCTCCTCGCGGTGGACCGCCTCTTCGGGCAGAAGGTCGTGGAGTTCGGCTGA
- a CDS encoding sulfatase family protein translates to MPAFARTPPTLARALLLGCRAGLLVFLVLYTLCALLNMQLGYQGNESGVVTEYVWNEWRSVVLWQVARLIGAYCVVGLLLGALLGAGLWAAERSRRAVFWLSGLGCLVVEGFLVAADMARHPHLYAATLYERSEVTAAVLRGLSGTQPSGWVMAALVLPVLSVLAVVGRGLAESPRWRGVLGGVTAAAAVAGFTGLGLTLEGPGAESGGHTKPNLLILASDGLRPDHLSGNGYSRSTSPNIDRLMAEGTRFDDTVVQVPRTAPSWTTLLTSQYAGEHPVVHTLVGREARETKLTTLATALEAQGYRTAVVADYAGDHFSRFPYGFHKVSAPDFRFPDLVRQRMLITHVALLPWTALAPELFKERGEFPELTDPAPLRTRVRQVLDGMPRDAPFALVVFASSTHFPYAAPWPLEGKYVERGYRGPWRFGATPRMEVDPDAPGATPEDVAALGANYDAGVRTFDGLVGNVREDLERRGRWEDTLVVLVSDHGEHLEDEGLGQGHGDHLWGSAGLRIPFVVRLPGQVASGRQVTQRARSLDVAPTVLDLLGVPAPESFRGRSLAPLARPGPEPRALPDVPALIETDVWFSDRDGQAYQTVRMPYPWLYEIAMVEGDTGEIALKPEWEGPVRRARHRGLYLGRWKLLELPTPDGVRVQLFDTVSDPSEVRDVAGDHPDIVATLRAKLAAELPDAAGEARGAVGP, encoded by the coding sequence ATGCCCGCCTTCGCCCGTACACCGCCGACGCTCGCTCGCGCCCTCCTGCTGGGCTGCCGGGCAGGCCTGCTCGTCTTCCTGGTGCTCTACACGCTCTGTGCCCTGCTGAACATGCAACTGGGTTACCAGGGGAACGAGAGCGGCGTCGTCACGGAGTACGTCTGGAACGAGTGGCGCAGCGTGGTGCTTTGGCAGGTGGCGCGGCTCATTGGCGCGTACTGCGTGGTGGGGCTGTTGCTCGGGGCGCTGCTGGGGGCCGGGCTGTGGGCGGCGGAGCGGAGCCGGCGCGCGGTGTTCTGGCTGAGCGGCCTGGGGTGCCTGGTGGTGGAGGGCTTCCTGGTGGCGGCGGACATGGCGCGGCATCCGCACCTGTACGCGGCGACGTTGTACGAGCGCTCGGAGGTGACGGCCGCGGTGCTGCGGGGGTTGAGCGGCACGCAGCCCTCGGGTTGGGTCATGGCGGCGCTGGTGCTGCCGGTGTTGAGCGTGCTGGCGGTGGTGGGACGGGGGCTCGCGGAGTCACCCCGCTGGCGCGGCGTGCTGGGCGGCGTGACGGCCGCGGCGGCGGTGGCGGGCTTCACGGGGCTGGGGCTGACGCTGGAGGGCCCTGGGGCGGAGTCCGGCGGGCACACGAAGCCGAACCTGCTCATCCTGGCGTCGGACGGGCTCAGGCCGGACCACCTGTCGGGCAATGGCTATTCACGGTCCACGTCGCCGAACATCGACCGGTTGATGGCGGAGGGCACGCGCTTCGACGACACGGTGGTGCAGGTGCCGCGCACGGCGCCGTCGTGGACGACGCTGCTGACGTCGCAGTACGCGGGCGAGCACCCGGTGGTGCACACGCTGGTGGGGCGCGAGGCGCGTGAGACGAAGCTCACCACGCTGGCGACCGCGCTGGAGGCGCAGGGGTATCGCACGGCGGTGGTGGCGGACTACGCGGGGGACCACTTCTCGCGGTTCCCGTATGGCTTCCATAAGGTGTCTGCGCCGGACTTCCGCTTCCCGGACCTGGTGCGGCAGCGGATGTTGATCACCCACGTGGCGCTGCTCCCGTGGACGGCGCTGGCGCCGGAGCTGTTCAAGGAACGGGGCGAGTTCCCGGAGCTGACGGACCCTGCCCCGCTGCGCACGCGGGTGCGGCAGGTGCTGGACGGGATGCCGCGGGACGCGCCGTTCGCACTGGTGGTGTTCGCGTCGTCCACGCACTTCCCCTACGCCGCGCCGTGGCCGCTGGAGGGCAAGTACGTGGAGCGTGGGTATCGCGGGCCGTGGCGGTTCGGAGCGACGCCTCGGATGGAGGTGGATCCGGATGCGCCCGGGGCAACGCCGGAGGACGTCGCGGCGCTGGGAGCGAACTACGACGCGGGGGTGCGCACTTTTGATGGGCTGGTGGGGAACGTGCGCGAGGACCTGGAGCGGCGGGGCCGGTGGGAGGACACGCTGGTGGTGCTGGTGTCGGACCACGGTGAGCACCTGGAGGACGAGGGGCTGGGCCAGGGCCACGGCGACCACTTGTGGGGCAGTGCGGGGCTGCGGATTCCATTCGTGGTGCGGCTGCCCGGGCAGGTGGCTTCGGGGCGGCAGGTGACGCAGCGGGCGCGGTCGCTGGATGTGGCGCCGACGGTGTTGGATTTGCTGGGCGTGCCCGCGCCGGAGTCGTTCCGGGGGCGCTCGTTGGCGCCGCTCGCGCGGCCGGGGCCGGAGCCCAGGGCACTGCCGGATGTGCCCGCGCTGATTGAGACGGATGTGTGGTTCAGCGACCGCGACGGGCAGGCATACCAGACAGTGCGCATGCCGTATCCGTGGCTTTATGAGATCGCGATGGTGGAGGGCGATACGGGGGAGATCGCGCTCAAGCCGGAGTGGGAGGGCCCGGTCCGCCGGGCGCGGCACCGGGGGCTCTATCTGGGCCGGTGGAAGTTGTTGGAGCTGCCCACTCCGGATGGGGTGCGCGTGCAGCTCTTCGACACGGTGTCGGATCCGTCGGAGGTGCGTGACGTGGCGGGAGACCATCCGGACATCGTGGCCACGCTGAGGGCGAAGCTCGCGGCGGAGCTGCCGGATGCGGCGGGCGAAGCTCGTGGTGCCGTGGGGCCTTGA
- a CDS encoding S8 family peptidase — MSLKLLSRTVASACVLFLLPACQSTGNPIPPPPDDTPCRGTASVQTPVREKFLTVAKPVSGEYVVVLNEPQEGNAAQAPVVVARRLTERFGGKTFHVYTHALRGFAARMSEKQARAMSAAPEVAYVQQNGVVTLDESQPDATWGIDRIDQRDLPLNQLYQYQTQGRGVHVYVLDTGLRPTHQEFAGRADIAFDAVGDGRNGVDCNGHGTHVSATVGGTLYGIAKSASLHAVRVLDCAGSGTTAGVLAGVDWVTEHHQSPAVANMSLGGGEDAALDDAVRRSITLGVTYVLAAGNENQDACKRSPARTAEAITVGATTTVDRRASFSNHGDCVDVFAPGEEIFSAWASDDTATRTLSGTSMAAPHVTGIVALFLEAHPSSAPQEVSAAMTGNATPDKVTNPGRCSPNRMAYSGFIAPLRAPTVRNGGE; from the coding sequence ATGTCGCTGAAGCTCCTGTCGCGGACCGTCGCGTCCGCCTGCGTGCTGTTCCTGCTGCCAGCGTGCCAGAGCACGGGCAATCCCATACCGCCGCCGCCCGATGACACGCCCTGCCGTGGCACCGCGTCCGTGCAGACCCCGGTGCGTGAGAAGTTCCTCACGGTCGCGAAGCCGGTCTCCGGTGAATACGTCGTCGTGCTCAATGAACCCCAGGAAGGGAATGCCGCGCAGGCGCCGGTGGTGGTCGCGCGGCGCCTGACCGAGCGCTTCGGCGGCAAGACCTTCCACGTGTACACGCACGCGCTGCGGGGCTTCGCCGCGCGCATGAGCGAGAAGCAGGCCCGCGCCATGTCCGCCGCGCCCGAGGTGGCGTACGTGCAGCAGAATGGCGTGGTGACGCTCGACGAGAGTCAGCCCGATGCGACGTGGGGGATTGACCGCATCGACCAGCGCGACCTGCCGCTCAATCAGCTCTACCAGTACCAGACGCAGGGCCGGGGCGTGCACGTGTACGTCCTCGACACGGGCCTGCGCCCCACGCACCAGGAGTTCGCCGGGCGGGCGGACATCGCCTTCGATGCCGTCGGCGACGGTCGCAACGGCGTGGACTGCAACGGCCATGGCACCCACGTGTCCGCCACGGTGGGCGGCACCCTGTATGGCATCGCCAAGAGCGCGTCGCTGCACGCCGTGCGCGTGCTGGACTGCGCAGGCTCGGGGACGACGGCGGGCGTGCTGGCGGGCGTGGACTGGGTGACCGAACACCACCAGTCCCCGGCGGTGGCCAACATGAGCCTGGGCGGAGGGGAGGACGCGGCGCTCGACGATGCCGTGCGCCGCTCCATCACGTTGGGCGTGACGTATGTGCTGGCGGCGGGCAATGAGAACCAGGACGCGTGCAAGCGCTCCCCCGCGCGCACCGCCGAGGCCATTACCGTGGGGGCCACCACCACCGTGGACCGGCGGGCGTCCTTCTCCAACCATGGCGACTGCGTGGACGTCTTCGCGCCCGGCGAGGAGATCTTCTCGGCCTGGGCCAGCGATGACACGGCGACCCGAACGCTGAGCGGCACGTCCATGGCCGCACCCCATGTCACCGGCATCGTCGCGCTCTTCCTGGAGGCCCATCCCTCCTCCGCGCCGCAGGAGGTCAGCGCCGCCATGACGGGCAACGCCACACCGGACAAGGTGACCAACCCCGGGCGCTGCTCACCGAACCGGATGGCCTACTCGGGCTTCATCGCGCCGCTGCGGGCCCCCACCGTCCGGAACGGCGGGGAGTAG
- a CDS encoding MBL fold metallo-hydrolase: protein MKRTLWRRVGLVVAALLLVLVVVAAVGLSDVNVPETSRFDADLGAIRALAVSTGAPLPTALRSQHVSRASGVPHALVVAGSGFAEATFDFYAYQVVYADGRTVMVDVVSDEKTQQDQFPGSEFDAASYTRVQEALRRADATVVTHEHFDHCAGIAHSPYLDEVASKVHLTDEQLRSPLAKEAGFTPELRAKLTPLQYERMYLLRPGVVLIKAPGHTPGTQLVYVRLVDGREFLLVGDVAWHQDNIRLPRMHPRLTNWLGGEDAQAMAHQLRWLHDLQRTAPELHLVVAHDGAQMQDSQRRGLILDGLL from the coding sequence ATGAAGAGAACCCTGTGGCGTCGCGTGGGCCTGGTTGTCGCGGCCCTGTTGCTGGTGCTGGTCGTCGTCGCGGCCGTGGGACTGAGCGACGTGAACGTCCCGGAGACCTCGCGCTTCGACGCCGACCTGGGCGCCATCCGGGCCCTGGCCGTCTCCACCGGCGCGCCGCTCCCCACCGCATTGCGCAGCCAGCACGTGAGCCGGGCCTCCGGAGTGCCCCACGCGCTCGTGGTGGCCGGCAGCGGATTCGCAGAGGCCACCTTCGACTTCTACGCGTACCAGGTCGTCTATGCCGACGGCCGCACGGTGATGGTGGACGTCGTGAGCGACGAGAAGACGCAGCAGGACCAGTTCCCCGGCTCGGAGTTCGACGCCGCGTCCTACACCCGCGTCCAGGAGGCGCTGCGCCGCGCGGATGCGACGGTCGTCACCCACGAGCACTTCGACCACTGCGCGGGCATCGCGCATTCGCCATACCTGGACGAGGTGGCGAGCAAGGTCCACCTCACGGACGAACAACTGCGAAGCCCGCTCGCGAAGGAAGCCGGCTTCACCCCGGAGCTGCGCGCGAAACTCACTCCGCTCCAGTACGAGCGAATGTACCTGCTGCGTCCCGGCGTGGTCCTCATCAAGGCCCCGGGCCACACGCCCGGCACCCAGCTGGTGTACGTGCGGCTCGTCGATGGGCGCGAGTTCCTGCTCGTCGGCGATGTGGCCTGGCACCAGGACAACATCCGGCTCCCGAGGATGCACCCGCGACTCACCAATTGGCTGGGCGGCGAGGATGCACAGGCGATGGCACACCAACTGCGGTGGCTGCACGACCTGCAGCGCACCGCGCCCGAGCTGCACCTGGTGGTGGCCCACGACGGCGCGCAGATGCAGGACTCCCAGCGCCGTGGGCTCATCCTGGACGGGCTGCTCTGA
- a CDS encoding NUDIX hydrolase, with the protein MTARHPWDGDVRARLYERVRKRGYESLTAFAAARPAVPLHGLADELGEDDVAAVQVFSGLLAEAEQRRRVTRLVRDVLVRELSDEFPKGWPTVMNDKARMDIAIALGRWSGYTPETHQGRVEQASNALLASPPPPGWRPLGPDDELLQSLLPDEEA; encoded by the coding sequence ATGACTGCCCGGCATCCGTGGGATGGCGACGTGAGAGCCCGCTTGTACGAACGGGTACGCAAGCGTGGATACGAGTCGCTCACCGCCTTTGCTGCGGCGCGCCCTGCCGTTCCATTGCATGGACTGGCCGACGAGCTTGGTGAAGATGATGTCGCCGCGGTGCAGGTGTTCAGCGGCCTGCTCGCCGAGGCAGAGCAGCGCAGGCGAGTCACACGCCTTGTGCGCGATGTGCTCGTGCGCGAGCTGTCCGACGAGTTCCCCAAGGGCTGGCCGACCGTAATGAACGATAAAGCTCGTATGGACATTGCCATCGCGCTCGGTCGATGGAGTGGCTACACGCCGGAAACCCATCAGGGGCGCGTGGAGCAGGCCAGCAATGCGCTCCTTGCCAGTCCGCCGCCGCCCGGTTGGCGTCCACTTGGTCCTGACGACGAACTGCTCCAGTCGCTTCTTCCCGACGAGGAAGCCTGA
- a CDS encoding CPBP family intramembrane glutamic endopeptidase, whose product MWTVLVAFALLATAIVVGGVIAASIAMAMEMFRTGVKPQDTAAIQALTEGLRSMPWLMVAAVMTSSLLALVAALMGGFLSPTPLMQRLRLGAGTPFPAWAWVAALVGCFTMGQAMESLSVLVGVWNYGASLKGLQTASQGSVATFAAFLFFGALVAGTAEELFFRGYVQTRLVERWGRTAGIVGAATLFGILHFDPIHSPMALLMGLFLGWLAERTGSLRLPIFVHVFNNLTSFLLTRYAPSTTGLPTSVHVTLLAACSLAFVGVLMALRRVGARPSEPVLAGP is encoded by the coding sequence GTGTGGACGGTCCTGGTTGCGTTCGCGCTCCTGGCGACGGCAATCGTCGTCGGAGGTGTCATTGCCGCCAGCATCGCGATGGCGATGGAGATGTTCCGCACGGGAGTGAAACCCCAGGACACGGCAGCCATCCAGGCCCTCACGGAGGGACTCAGGTCGATGCCCTGGCTGATGGTCGCGGCCGTGATGACGTCCAGCCTCTTGGCGCTGGTCGCCGCGCTCATGGGCGGGTTCTTGTCTCCCACGCCGTTGATGCAGCGGCTGCGCCTGGGCGCGGGAACACCGTTCCCGGCATGGGCCTGGGTGGCCGCGCTGGTGGGCTGCTTCACGATGGGACAGGCGATGGAGAGCCTGTCGGTGCTCGTGGGTGTATGGAATTACGGGGCGTCGCTCAAGGGATTGCAGACCGCGAGCCAGGGCTCTGTCGCGACCTTCGCGGCGTTTCTGTTCTTTGGCGCGCTGGTCGCGGGCACGGCGGAGGAGCTCTTCTTCCGCGGCTATGTGCAGACGCGACTCGTGGAACGCTGGGGACGCACCGCGGGAATCGTGGGAGCCGCGACGCTCTTTGGCATCCTGCACTTCGACCCCATCCACAGTCCCATGGCCCTGCTGATGGGCCTGTTCCTGGGCTGGCTCGCGGAGCGCACGGGGAGCCTGCGGCTGCCCATCTTCGTCCATGTCTTCAACAACCTGACCTCGTTCCTGCTGACCCGCTATGCGCCCTCCACCACGGGGCTGCCGACGTCCGTTCACGTGACGTTGCTGGCGGCGTGCTCGCTGGCGTTCGTGGGAGTTTTGATGGCGCTTCGGCGGGTGGGGGCCCGGCCGTCAGAGCCCGTGCTCGCAGGGCCCTGA
- a CDS encoding SDR family oxidoreductase: protein MADSVFKDGLLKGKTAFVSGGSSGINLGIATAFVQAGAKVAINGRNVEKLEGAVKGLQAHGTAMGVAADVRDYASVEKALQQVKDAYGEIDILVCGAAGNFPAPALGMSSNGFKAVMDIDVLGTFNVSRAAFEHLRKPGAAVINISAPQAYLPMAMQAHVCAAKAGVDMLTRVLAIEWGGTGVRVNAITPGPIEGTEGMSRLAPSEGARQKLAEALPLQRFGKPDDIARLALFLSSDAASYITGAIMVCDGGQSLLGGAAVLQAING from the coding sequence ATGGCGGACAGCGTGTTCAAGGACGGGCTGCTCAAGGGCAAGACGGCGTTTGTCTCCGGCGGCAGCAGCGGCATCAACCTCGGCATCGCCACCGCGTTCGTGCAGGCGGGCGCGAAGGTGGCCATCAACGGCCGCAACGTGGAGAAGCTGGAGGGCGCGGTGAAGGGCCTCCAGGCCCACGGCACCGCCATGGGCGTGGCCGCGGACGTGCGCGACTACGCCTCCGTGGAGAAGGCGCTCCAGCAGGTGAAGGACGCGTACGGGGAGATCGACATCCTGGTGTGCGGCGCGGCCGGCAACTTCCCCGCGCCCGCGCTGGGCATGTCCTCCAACGGCTTCAAGGCGGTGATGGACATCGACGTGCTGGGCACCTTCAACGTGTCCCGCGCCGCCTTCGAGCACCTGCGCAAGCCGGGCGCAGCCGTCATCAACATCTCCGCGCCCCAGGCCTACCTGCCCATGGCCATGCAGGCCCACGTGTGCGCCGCCAAGGCCGGCGTGGACATGCTCACCCGCGTGCTCGCCATCGAGTGGGGCGGCACGGGCGTGCGCGTCAACGCCATCACCCCGGGCCCCATCGAAGGCACGGAGGGCATGAGCCGCCTGGCCCCGTCGGAGGGCGCCCGGCAGAAGCTCGCGGAGGCCCTGCCGCTCCAGCGCTTCGGAAAGCCGGACGACATCGCCCGGCTGGCCCTGTTCCTGTCTTCGGACGCAGCGTCGTACATCACCGGCGCCATCATGGTCTGCGACGGTGGCCAGTCGCTCCTGGGCGGTGCCGCGGTGCTCCAGGCCATCAACGGCTGA